The region TAATCAAGTTAAGAGAACTGCTTTATGGTGGTTTAACTTCGTTAGCAGGATATCCACAGAAATACCACCATAAATTAGAAGAATATAAGAAAAGAATTGAATCATATAATTATTCAGTTATTCAAGTAAATGAAGTTCCAATTGATGTAGCAACGGAAATATTTACAAGAATTAATGTAGGAGGAAAACCACTTTCACTATTTGAGATAATGGTTGCGAAAACCTATGACTACGAGAAAAATTTTGATTTATCTGAGAAATTCGATTTGTTAATAGAATCTCTTGAAAATGTAAATTATGAAACTATGTCTGATGCAACAGTTCTGCAAATAATTTCTTTGATATTAACTAAAGAGTGTAAAAGGAAAATTATCTTATCGCTTGATAAAGAGAAATTTATTGAAATATGGGAAAGCGTAGTTGATTCAATAGAAAGAACTGTTGAGTATTTTAGAAGCTATTATAGAATTCCTGTCTCGCAATTATTACCTTATAATGCTTTAATAGTCCCATTTGCATATTTCTTTTACTACCACAATGATAAGCCAACGGGTAATAAACAAAAATATTTACAAGATTTCTTTTGGAGAGTTGCATTATCTGGTAGATATTCTTCGTCTGTTGAGAGCAAACTTGCCCAAGATATTAAGAGAATTGACAAAATTTTGAAAGATGATTTACCCCAATATGATTGGCCAATAAATATTTCTCCAGAATTTGTTAAAAATAATGGTTGGTTTAGCGCAGGAAGAAGCTATATAAAAGCCATTCTTTGTATTTATACTTATTATCAGCCGAAATCGTTTCTCGATGACTCTCTTGTAAATATAAGCAATGATTGGTTAAAACAAGCCAATAGTAAAAACTATCATCATTTCTTTCCACGAGCATATCTCGGTAAGTTAGGCAAAGAGGAAAAGAAAATCAATCATATTCTGAATATAACTATTGTTGATGATTTTTTGAATAAGAGAAAAATTAGAGACAAATCTCCATCCGAATATATGGAAACATTCAAGAAAAATAATCCCATTTTATCAGAAACCATGAAAACTCATTTAATTATGGATCTTGACGAATTTGGTATCTGGGCAGACAATTACGAGACTTTTTTTGATAAACGTGCAGAAGTGGTTGCTAAAGAAATAAAGAAAAAGATAATAAAACAAGCAGTAGATAACACTCCTCAAGCCAATTTAATCGGTGATTTTTCCGAAGAATTAGAGATTGAGTGATATATTTGTTTTTCTCAATTCCCTTACTGTTCCATAATACACCTTTCTGAATTTCGTCCTGTATCTCGCAAAATGCGGTAGGCTCACTTCTTTCATCCAGAATATCAGAATCTTTTCATCCCACTTCAGTCCGTACTCTTTTACTAATATCTCTCCCATATTAGGATAAGGATACTTAAAGGTCGTTACATACTTATTCTTTCTCAGGTTCTTATATTTCTTAGGTACATTAGCATTCTTACTATACACTTTAACAAACTTCTTAACTATCAATACCATTCTATAGGTACCCCTTAGGGTGTGAAGATTTCATTTTTTTGATGATTTTTATTGGCATTTTATGGAATTAATTTAGAGCTGTTTTTAGACTGCTTTTTCAGAATTTTCAAGAGGTTCAATATTGAATA is a window of bacterium DNA encoding:
- a CDS encoding DUF262 domain-containing protein, which codes for MNLPEPSSKQFSSLIEDISSGRLKIPQFQREFIWEIKKCASLLDSIVKGYPVGTFIFWKTKERLRTVKNIGNLDLPEPPKGDFVNFILDGQQRITSLFTALKGEKVVRGDGKEEDFSEFYIDLEAKEDEKIVTTEIDDKEKSQIIKLRELLYGGLTSLAGYPQKYHHKLEEYKKRIESYNYSVIQVNEVPIDVATEIFTRINVGGKPLSLFEIMVAKTYDYEKNFDLSEKFDLLIESLENVNYETMSDATVLQIISLILTKECKRKIILSLDKEKFIEIWESVVDSIERTVEYFRSYYRIPVSQLLPYNALIVPFAYFFYYHNDKPTGNKQKYLQDFFWRVALSGRYSSSVESKLAQDIKRIDKILKDDLPQYDWPINISPEFVKNNGWFSAGRSYIKAILCIYTYYQPKSFLDDSLVNISNDWLKQANSKNYHHFFPRAYLGKLGKEEKKINHILNITIVDDFLNKRKIRDKSPSEYMETFKKNNPILSETMKTHLIMDLDEFGIWADNYETFFDKRAEVVAKEIKKKIIKQAVDNTPQANLIGDFSEELEIE